The genome window CGAGCTGGAACTGGCCGCGGTGATCGGAAGTGAGGTAAGGAACGCCTGTGCCGACGATGCCTGGGACGCCATTGCCGGTTTCACCATCTTCATCGATTGGAGCTGCAGGGATCTGCAGCGGGACGAGATGCAACTGCACCTGGGGCCGGCGAAGGGCAAGGATTGCGGTTCGTCCCTCGGACCATGGATGGTCACCAAGGACGAGTTCGTCGAATCCTGGAAGAACCGGCAGCTGGATCTGGCCGTTCGAATGAAGGTGAACGGCGAGGATTGGCTGACGGGGTCGACCGCGGGCATGCAGCATGACTGGGGTGAGTTGCTGGTCCGGGCATCTCGCGACAGCCGTCTCGTGCCTGGCGACATCGTGGCCGCGGGTACCGTGAATGGCGGATCCATTCCCGAGGCCATCCGGCTGGGAAAGTCCGCCCGTTACCTCGAACCCGGCGACAGGCTCGAGGCCACCATCGAGGGAATTGGAACGCTGCGCTCCACGCTTGGCGAACAAGCGTCCTGCGATGCCAGCTATAGCTATCTTGCTCCGCGCAAGTAGCGAGATTTGTCGTTTTTTCAAACTCCCTGACGAGAGGAAACATGAAACTGACTGAACGCTACAACGTCATCGACATCGATACGCACATCATCGAACCCGCGGACCTCTGGACTTCCAGAATGTCGAAGAAGTGGGGAGACATGGTGCCTCACACCCGTGTGGGCGAGAAATCGGGTGTGCAGCGCTGGTACATGGGAGACCTGCGCCTGCCGGCGGCCGGAGCCGTGGCTCATGCGGGCTGGAAGGATTTTCCTCCCGGATACCCTCCGACGCTCGAACAGGCCGATCCGGCCACCTGGCAGGCCGCGGCGCGCCTGAAGAAGATGGACCAGTACGGTATCTACGCGGCGGTGCTGTATCCCAATCTGCTGGGTTTCCAGTGTGAAACCTTCATGAGAGCGCCGGACAGGCAGTTCGGCATCGAATGCGTGCGAGCGTACAACGACTTCCTGGTCGATTTCTGCAGCGAGGATCCGGATCGTCTCATCCCCGTGATGTACCTGCCGTTCTGGGACCTGGAAGAATCGGTGAAGGAGATCGCGAGGAGCGCCAGGAATGGGCATCGTGGCGTCATCTTCGGCGGGGATTTCTCGTCGGTCAAGCTGCCCCATCTGGGGGACAAGCACTGGGATCCCATCATGGCTGCCGCCCAGGACCACAACCTGTCCATCAATTTCCACATCGGGTTCGCCGAACAGACGACGGAGGAGAACCGCGCGTTCCAGGCCGCGGTCAAGGATGACAAGGCGGTTTTCGTGAAGGGAAGCACGCTGATGTTCATGGGCAATGCCCAGAACATCGCGGATGTCATCCTGACCGGCCTGTGCGAGCGCTT of Pigmentiphaga sp. H8 contains these proteins:
- a CDS encoding fumarylacetoacetate hydrolase family protein, with the protein product MKLLTYDAGNGARCGMAVKGGGVADVTALLQAACPVRDVQALLELGAAPLAALAACADHAPAHHCMRDVRLLSPILRPPTIRDFSVYEGHASMHGAWQLPEAWYRLPAFYFSNPLCMHGQDATVPFPSATGKFDYELELAAVIGSEVRNACADDAWDAIAGFTIFIDWSCRDLQRDEMQLHLGPAKGKDCGSSLGPWMVTKDEFVESWKNRQLDLAVRMKVNGEDWLTGSTAGMQHDWGELLVRASRDSRLVPGDIVAAGTVNGGSIPEAIRLGKSARYLEPGDRLEATIEGIGTLRSTLGEQASCDASYSYLAPRK
- a CDS encoding amidohydrolase family protein, producing the protein MKLTERYNVIDIDTHIIEPADLWTSRMSKKWGDMVPHTRVGEKSGVQRWYMGDLRLPAAGAVAHAGWKDFPPGYPPTLEQADPATWQAAARLKKMDQYGIYAAVLYPNLLGFQCETFMRAPDRQFGIECVRAYNDFLVDFCSEDPDRLIPVMYLPFWDLEESVKEIARSARNGHRGVIFGGDFSSVKLPHLGDKHWDPIMAAAQDHNLSINFHIGFAEQTTEENRAFQAAVKDDKAVFVKGSTLMFMGNAQNIADVILTGLCERFPRLKFVSVESGASWLPFLVECLDWQWKNAGCSREYPNRLLPSEYFRRQVYGSFWFESSLLQRAIELFPDNIMFETDFPHPTSLSPGPASFAQHPSVVIEQNLGTMPEDIQRKVLHDNAAMLYGLRSKAERKLPAAA